From the Deinococcus hopiensis KR-140 genome, one window contains:
- a CDS encoding ABC transporter permease has product MNAAPRRLQLPARLALAFLIVLAVLALLSLMWTPFAPDEADPYRRWLGPSWPHLLGTDGTGRDILSRLLVGTRTTLLVAMLSGVVAGAVGLGLGVLTALGPRPARRISRSVLDVLIAFPTLLTAMMLASTFGSSLGTVIAAVGASLGVSVARVLRTELVRVASAEYVLAARAAGVSAGRSFWTHVLPNVSPVLTVQLSNAMAIAVLAEAGLSYLGYGASPATPSWGRLLSETQAYLDVHPLTVVWPGLAVTLTVLSFSLLGDALRDWSDPRARYGRPARPRDLTLTGMPNGAGPDTERVNA; this is encoded by the coding sequence GTGAACGCGGCGCCGCGCCGCTTGCAGCTGCCCGCTCGGCTGGCCCTGGCGTTCCTGATCGTGCTGGCCGTACTGGCCCTGCTCTCGTTGATGTGGACGCCCTTCGCTCCTGATGAGGCAGATCCCTACCGCCGCTGGCTGGGCCCTTCATGGCCGCATCTGCTCGGCACCGACGGCACTGGCCGGGACATCTTGAGCCGCCTGCTGGTGGGCACCCGCACAACCCTGCTGGTGGCCATGCTCTCCGGCGTGGTGGCCGGCGCAGTCGGCCTGGGCCTCGGCGTCCTGACCGCCCTGGGCCCGCGTCCGGCGCGCCGCATCAGCCGTAGTGTGCTGGACGTGCTGATTGCCTTTCCCACGCTGCTCACGGCAATGATGCTGGCCAGCACGTTCGGCAGTTCGCTTGGCACCGTGATTGCGGCTGTGGGAGCGAGTCTGGGCGTCAGCGTGGCGCGCGTGCTGCGCACCGAACTCGTGCGGGTGGCCTCCGCCGAGTACGTGCTGGCCGCCCGGGCTGCCGGGGTTTCGGCCGGACGCTCGTTCTGGACCCACGTTCTACCCAACGTCTCGCCAGTGCTGACCGTGCAGCTCTCCAATGCCATGGCGATTGCCGTGCTGGCTGAGGCAGGCCTGTCCTACCTGGGGTACGGCGCGTCGCCGGCCACGCCGTCGTGGGGTCGGCTGCTGAGTGAAACGCAGGCGTATCTGGATGTGCATCCCCTCACCGTGGTGTGGCCGGGCCTGGCCGTCACGCTGACGGTGCTGTCGTTCTCGCTGCTCGGCGACGCCCTGCGCGACTGGAGCGATCCAAGGGCGCGTTACGGGCGGCCCGCTCGCCCGCGCGACCTGACCCTCACTGGCATGCCCAACGGTGCCGGGCCAGACACCGAGCGGGTGAACGCATGA
- a CDS encoding ABC transporter permease encodes MIRILAHQVGSLLLGLLVASMLIFFALRVMPGDVALVIGGLQATPDQIAGIRQALGLSEPLTVQYTHWLAQVARGDFGTSLLTGTPIASELLGKVQVTLPLALLALGFGVLIGVPLGVVSGLKHRQGIGAVISSVAQLTASVPVIWSGLLLVLAFALKLPWLPAQGFPSEGWERPVRALRSLLLPALAIGLVEGAVLLRFVRSAVLEVLHEDFVRTAAAKGMTRTRALLSHGLPTVLLSVISVLGLQMAGLVVGAVVVEQLFNLPGVGRMLINDVGNRDLVKVQGELLVLTGAVLLIGVAVDTLHRLIDPRQREAA; translated from the coding sequence GTGATCCGGATCCTTGCCCATCAAGTCGGTTCGCTGCTGCTCGGTCTGTTGGTTGCCAGCATGCTCATCTTCTTCGCCCTGCGAGTCATGCCGGGAGACGTGGCCCTGGTGATCGGTGGCCTGCAGGCGACCCCGGATCAGATTGCTGGCATCCGGCAGGCGTTGGGGCTGAGCGAGCCGCTGACGGTGCAGTACACGCACTGGCTGGCCCAGGTCGCGCGCGGCGATTTCGGCACCTCACTGTTGACCGGGACGCCCATTGCGTCTGAGCTGCTCGGGAAGGTGCAGGTCACGCTGCCGCTCGCGCTGCTGGCCTTGGGGTTCGGTGTGCTGATCGGCGTACCGCTGGGCGTTGTGTCTGGCCTCAAGCACCGCCAGGGTATAGGTGCGGTGATCAGCAGCGTGGCGCAACTCACCGCTTCTGTCCCTGTCATCTGGAGTGGCCTGTTGCTGGTGCTGGCCTTCGCACTCAAACTGCCCTGGCTGCCCGCTCAGGGGTTCCCCAGCGAAGGCTGGGAGCGTCCGGTTCGGGCGCTGCGCTCCCTGCTGTTGCCGGCCCTGGCGATCGGTCTGGTGGAGGGCGCGGTGTTGCTGCGCTTCGTGCGTTCGGCCGTGCTGGAAGTGCTACACGAGGACTTCGTGCGCACCGCCGCCGCCAAGGGGATGACCCGGACGCGCGCGCTGCTCTCCCACGGGTTGCCCACGGTGCTGCTGTCGGTCATCTCGGTGCTGGGCCTGCAGATGGCAGGGCTGGTCGTGGGCGCGGTGGTCGTGGAGCAGCTCTTCAACCTGCCGGGAGTGGGCCGCATGCTGATCAACGACGTCGGCAACCGCGATCTGGTGAAGGTGCAGGGGGAACTGCTGGTGCTGACCGGCGCGGTGCTGCTGATCGGCGTGGCCGTGGACACGCTGCACCGACTGATCGACCCGCGTCAGCGGGAGGCCGCGTGA
- a CDS encoding ABC transporter substrate-binding protein — translation MTHTHTVRTRLLTLSAALLLATPAQAVPDLNATVNVGLVLEPTNLDIRNTAGIALDQVLIDNVYQGLVSRTQDGRIVPGLASRYSVSEDGLTYTFNIRNGVTFHSGKPFTVNDVVWSLNQVRTTPTLRGNADLKNVQSITSPNATTVVLRLKKPDAALLWNLSGRAGLVLEQAATNALTTTANGTGPYKLSSWKQGDSLTLVRNDAYWGKKAQVARVVFKYIPDGTAAVNATLSGDLDVQTAVDSNLLDKIRANRNFTVVTGRTTDKYTLAFNNARAPLNDLRVRQAIRQAIDHKAIIAVLNGYGVQQGGPIAAGDPGYASLTGIDSYNPVRARNLLAQAGQKNLTLTLTIPSFYGTTVSDVLTTQLAKVGITLKVKQVEFAAWLKDVYTNKDYDLSYVDHAEARDFSNWANPQYYFNYNNAKVQALYAQALSSTTERGSAAKLAEAAKLVAQDAPADWLYTAKTITAIRKSITGVPTNFTSARLNLAGLTVNR, via the coding sequence ATGACCCACACACATACCGTCCGTACCCGCCTGCTGACCCTGAGTGCTGCCCTTCTGCTCGCCACTCCAGCCCAGGCGGTCCCCGACCTGAACGCCACGGTGAACGTAGGGCTGGTGCTAGAGCCCACCAACCTGGACATCCGCAACACTGCGGGCATCGCCCTGGATCAGGTCCTGATCGACAACGTTTACCAGGGACTGGTATCGCGCACCCAGGACGGCAGGATCGTACCTGGTCTGGCCAGCAGGTACAGCGTCTCCGAGGACGGCCTGACGTACACCTTCAACATACGCAACGGCGTCACCTTTCACAGCGGAAAGCCGTTCACAGTCAACGATGTGGTCTGGTCACTGAACCAAGTGCGCACCACCCCGACGCTCCGCGGGAACGCTGACCTGAAGAACGTTCAGTCCATCACGAGTCCGAACGCGACCACAGTCGTGCTGCGCCTGAAAAAACCCGACGCCGCGCTGCTGTGGAACCTGTCAGGCCGCGCTGGACTGGTCCTCGAACAGGCAGCGACCAACGCGCTAACCACGACGGCCAACGGTACCGGGCCCTACAAACTGTCGAGCTGGAAACAGGGTGACAGCCTAACCCTGGTACGCAACGACGCGTACTGGGGCAAGAAGGCGCAGGTGGCGCGGGTGGTCTTCAAGTACATCCCGGACGGCACCGCTGCCGTGAACGCCACGCTGTCCGGGGATCTGGACGTGCAAACGGCCGTGGACAGCAACCTGCTGGACAAGATTCGGGCGAACAGGAACTTCACGGTCGTCACTGGCCGCACCACGGACAAGTACACCCTGGCCTTCAATAATGCCCGCGCGCCATTGAATGACTTGCGCGTACGTCAGGCGATCCGCCAGGCCATCGACCACAAGGCCATCATCGCGGTGCTCAACGGCTATGGGGTGCAGCAGGGCGGGCCGATCGCGGCCGGCGACCCCGGCTACGCCAGCCTGACGGGCATCGACTCCTACAACCCCGTCCGCGCCCGGAACCTGTTGGCCCAAGCCGGGCAAAAGAACCTCACGTTGACGCTCACCATCCCCAGTTTCTACGGCACCACGGTCAGCGACGTGCTGACCACCCAGCTCGCCAAGGTGGGCATCACACTGAAGGTGAAACAGGTGGAGTTCGCTGCATGGCTCAAAGACGTGTACACCAACAAGGATTATGACCTGAGCTACGTGGATCACGCGGAGGCGCGGGATTTCAGTAACTGGGCGAACCCGCAGTACTACTTCAACTACAACAACGCCAAGGTGCAGGCCCTGTACGCCCAGGCGCTGAGCAGCACAACTGAGCGGGGCAGCGCGGCCAAACTGGCCGAGGCTGCCAAGTTGGTGGCGCAGGACGCTCCGGCCGACTGGTTGTACACGGCCAAGACCATCACAGCCATCCGCAAGTCAATCACCGGCGTGCCCACCAACTTCACCAGCGCCCGCCTGAATCTCGCTGGCCTTACCGTGAACAGGTAG
- a CDS encoding O-acetylhomoserine aminocarboxypropyltransferase/cysteine synthase family protein has product MTPTDPRRPWGFDTAQIHAGARPDPSTGARATPIYATSSFQFESAEQAADLFALNDLEHHTYTRLSNPTTAVAEERIAFLEGGASAVAVSSGQAANTLALLNLLRSGDHLVSSSHIYGGSSNLFARRFSELGISTTFIDDIDDFASWRRAIQPNTRAVFAESVGNPLGSVLDIATVAGIAHAAGVPLVIDNTLATPYLLQPLRHGADIVTHSTTKFLSGHGTAIGGIIVDGATFDFGAEPDKWPGFTFPDLPHEAQGYWARFSPQKLAYALRLRTTVLRDYGPAPSPFNSFLLLQGLETLSLRVRQHVTNAQRVADFLHAHPQVAAVHYATHPHSRWARRAAELLPRGAGAIVSFEIRGGGAAGQLFAESLRLFSHLANIGDVRSLVIHPASTTHAQLSPDVQRRGGITPGLIRLSVGLEDPEDLIADLEFAFAAVQHLPLTQTA; this is encoded by the coding sequence GTGACGCCGACCGATCCACGCCGACCGTGGGGGTTTGATACCGCGCAGATTCACGCTGGAGCGCGCCCTGATCCATCGACCGGGGCGCGGGCTACCCCAATTTATGCCACCAGCAGTTTCCAGTTTGAGTCCGCTGAGCAGGCCGCCGACCTGTTTGCCCTGAACGACCTGGAGCACCACACGTACACCCGGCTGTCCAACCCGACCACCGCCGTGGCTGAGGAACGCATCGCCTTTCTGGAGGGCGGAGCGAGCGCCGTGGCGGTGTCCAGCGGTCAGGCTGCGAATACGCTGGCGCTGTTGAACCTGCTGCGCAGCGGAGACCACCTGGTGTCGTCATCGCACATCTACGGCGGGTCATCCAACCTGTTCGCCCGGCGCTTCAGCGAACTCGGGATCAGCACCACGTTTATCGACGACATCGACGATTTCGCCTCATGGCGGCGTGCCATTCAGCCAAACACGCGGGCCGTGTTCGCGGAGAGTGTGGGCAATCCGTTGGGCAGCGTGCTGGACATCGCCACTGTCGCGGGCATCGCGCACGCAGCCGGCGTGCCTCTGGTGATCGACAACACCCTGGCCACGCCGTACCTGTTGCAACCCCTGCGGCACGGGGCGGATATCGTGACGCACTCCACCACGAAATTCCTGTCAGGCCACGGCACTGCCATCGGCGGCATCATCGTTGACGGCGCGACCTTTGACTTCGGGGCCGAGCCGGATAAATGGCCTGGCTTCACCTTCCCTGATCTGCCCCACGAAGCCCAAGGGTACTGGGCGCGCTTCAGCCCCCAGAAGCTGGCGTACGCCCTGCGCCTGCGCACCACCGTACTGCGGGACTACGGGCCGGCGCCCTCGCCATTCAACAGTTTTCTGCTGCTCCAGGGCCTGGAAACCCTCAGCCTCCGCGTGAGGCAGCATGTCACCAACGCCCAGCGGGTCGCGGACTTCCTGCACGCTCACCCCCAGGTGGCCGCCGTGCATTACGCCACCCACCCGCACAGCCGCTGGGCCCGGCGGGCCGCCGAGCTCCTGCCCCGCGGCGCGGGCGCCATTGTGTCCTTTGAGATCAGGGGCGGCGGCGCCGCAGGACAACTCTTTGCCGAGTCGCTTCGGCTGTTCAGTCACCTCGCCAACATCGGGGACGTCCGCAGCTTGGTCATCCACCCGGCGTCTACGACGCATGCCCAGCTCTCACCCGATGTGCAGCGGCGCGGCGGCATTACGCCCGGCCTGATCCGCCTGTCGGTCGGCCTGGAAGATCCCGAAGACCTCATCGCGGACCTGGAGTTCGCGTTCGCGGCCGTCCAGCACCTCCCACTCACCCAGACCGCCTGA
- a CDS encoding alpha/beta fold hydrolase, which produces MTTVTEEFQFLPQDAALVSRSAHLPHVRRKNATVGGLNISTLHWTNEPPQYTFLHGAGLNAHTWDATILGLNRPALAVDLPGHGDSDWREDADYRPITNAAAIGGVLDQLTSGPQILVGQSLGGLSAIAAAHRQPQQVRSLVLVDITPGVQIDPKAPNPVKDFLAGPRQYPSREAIVERALTFGFGPDREAVARGVYLNTRVTPDGQVEFKHHLAHLDLFKLPTHDPLDLWASLQDLTIPVALVYGTQGFLNSSHLTEFQRYLPDAALYPIKGGHNLQEDTPSALTQALKDIERSAL; this is translated from the coding sequence ATGACCACGGTCACCGAAGAGTTTCAGTTTCTCCCACAGGACGCTGCCCTGGTCAGCCGTTCCGCCCACCTCCCTCACGTCAGGCGCAAGAACGCTACCGTCGGTGGCCTCAATATCAGTACGCTGCACTGGACGAACGAGCCGCCTCAGTACACCTTCCTACACGGGGCAGGACTGAACGCACATACCTGGGACGCCACCATCCTTGGCCTCAACAGGCCAGCGCTGGCCGTTGATCTGCCGGGCCATGGCGACTCCGACTGGCGCGAGGACGCCGATTATCGCCCCATTACCAATGCAGCTGCTATTGGCGGCGTACTGGATCAACTGACCTCGGGACCGCAGATTCTGGTAGGGCAGTCTCTTGGGGGCCTGAGCGCAATCGCTGCTGCTCATCGTCAGCCGCAGCAGGTCCGGAGCCTGGTACTGGTAGACATCACGCCCGGCGTGCAGATTGATCCCAAGGCACCCAACCCGGTCAAGGACTTTCTGGCGGGGCCGAGGCAGTACCCCTCGAGGGAGGCCATCGTCGAGCGTGCCCTGACGTTCGGCTTCGGACCAGACCGAGAGGCCGTGGCGCGGGGCGTGTACCTGAACACCCGCGTCACCCCAGACGGTCAGGTGGAATTTAAGCACCATCTGGCTCACCTCGACCTGTTCAAGCTGCCCACCCACGACCCCCTGGATTTGTGGGCATCCCTCCAGGATCTGACCATTCCTGTGGCCCTGGTGTATGGGACGCAGGGATTCCTGAATTCCAGCCACCTGACCGAATTCCAGCGTTACCTCCCTGACGCGGCCTTGTACCCCATCAAGGGTGGGCACAATCTGCAGGAGGACACCCCCAGTGCATTGACGCAGGCGCTTAAGGACATCGAAAGGAGCGCGCTGTGA
- a CDS encoding erythromycin esterase family protein — MARNRSVVLIGESTHGTHEFYRTRAEITRRLLAEQGFDAVIIEGDWPDAQRVNRFVRGEGTDATPEEALANFERFPEWMWRNTVVRDFVGWLREHNRTQPRANQAGFYGMDLYSAVQSRQEVMRLLGALNPGGLGKVRDRYNCLNRLAPEVDSGMPMPLEGDGNACEQGVTAVLTELQQYRTAQRGRTGVSAEALFDLEQNARVVRNALTYERVSLDPFGGSSSWNVRDGHMFETLEAIRSHLGPQARVVVWAHNSHLGDASATEIGRGGELNLGQLVRQKYGMAALLVGFTTHTGTVTAARNWDRPGEKRAVRPSLVGSYERLFHDTGLSSFLLFPSRLPAAAWGDERLERAIGVVYAPETERESHYFLANLPRQFDAVIHFDVTRALEPLPQR, encoded by the coding sequence ATGGCGAGGAACCGTTCGGTGGTTCTGATTGGGGAGTCCACCCACGGCACGCACGAGTTCTATCGGACCCGCGCGGAAATTACCAGGCGGCTGCTCGCTGAGCAAGGCTTTGACGCCGTGATCATCGAGGGGGATTGGCCCGACGCCCAGAGGGTCAACCGCTTCGTGCGGGGAGAGGGCACGGACGCCACGCCCGAGGAGGCATTGGCGAATTTCGAGCGCTTCCCCGAGTGGATGTGGCGCAACACAGTGGTGCGCGACTTCGTGGGCTGGCTGCGCGAGCACAACCGCACGCAGCCACGGGCGAATCAAGCAGGGTTCTACGGTATGGACCTCTACAGCGCCGTTCAGTCGCGGCAGGAGGTGATGCGCCTGCTGGGAGCGCTGAATCCCGGGGGGCTGGGCAAGGTTCGTGACCGGTACAACTGCCTGAACCGCCTTGCCCCGGAAGTCGACAGCGGCATGCCCATGCCTTTGGAAGGAGACGGCAATGCCTGTGAACAAGGGGTAACGGCCGTCCTGACTGAGCTTCAGCAGTACCGCACCGCGCAACGGGGCCGCACTGGGGTCTCTGCTGAGGCCCTGTTTGATCTGGAACAGAATGCGCGTGTGGTCCGTAATGCCCTGACCTACGAACGGGTCAGCCTGGACCCCTTCGGCGGTTCCTCGTCGTGGAATGTCCGTGATGGGCACATGTTCGAAACGCTGGAGGCCATCCGCAGCCATCTGGGACCTCAGGCCAGAGTTGTGGTTTGGGCGCACAACTCGCACCTCGGGGATGCCAGCGCCACCGAGATAGGCCGGGGCGGTGAGCTGAACCTGGGTCAACTCGTGCGGCAGAAGTACGGAATGGCAGCGCTGCTCGTCGGCTTCACCACCCACACGGGAACGGTGACAGCAGCGAGAAATTGGGACCGACCAGGCGAGAAACGCGCGGTGCGGCCCTCGCTGGTGGGCAGTTACGAGCGGCTCTTTCATGACACGGGGCTGTCAAGCTTCTTGCTGTTTCCGTCTCGTCTGCCCGCCGCTGCCTGGGGAGACGAACGGTTGGAACGGGCCATCGGGGTTGTCTACGCGCCGGAAACGGAGCGGGAGAGCCACTACTTTCTGGCGAACCTGCCCCGTCAGTTTGATGCCGTCATTCACTTTGACGTGACGAGAGCGCTAGAGCCGCTGCCACAACGCTAA
- a CDS encoding helix-turn-helix domain-containing protein, producing MEKLREERFWNATMLCAELSKQCGVVIGPRALSNHLKRMGYSWKRARYAPAKTLDPEVVHGHQASLETLKRRRWTANSR from the coding sequence GTGGAGAAACTGCGAGAAGAGCGCTTCTGGAACGCGACCATGTTGTGCGCGGAGCTCAGCAAACAGTGCGGTGTGGTGATCGGACCCAGGGCACTGTCCAATCATTTGAAGCGCATGGGATACAGCTGGAAACGCGCGAGGTACGCCCCCGCCAAGACCCTTGACCCGGAGGTTGTACACGGGCATCAGGCCTCTTTGGAGACCTTAAAAAGGAGGCGCTGGACGGCAAACTCACGCTGA
- a CDS encoding transposase, whose product MLSVGATWSRRGSGQPFRIPTRWGSAGRFNLMGSYSLHGNQQDLDVRERQGTCTGEQVMAYLGTLAAQCTLDQITVVVLDNAPFHKGAKLREKIACWEEQGLYLRYLLPYAPFLNLIEGVWRQLKAILMPRRCSDSVGELRAALVTGLKVLGAKFI is encoded by the coding sequence ATGTTGTCTGTGGGTGCCACCTGGTCCAGGCGGGGATCTGGCCAGCCGTTCAGGATCCCCACACGGTGGGGATCCGCTGGACGCTTCAACCTCATGGGTTCGTACAGCCTGCACGGGAATCAACAGGACCTGGACGTCCGAGAACGGCAAGGCACCTGTACTGGTGAACAGGTCATGGCGTACCTCGGTACCCTGGCCGCCCAGTGCACCCTGGATCAGATCACGGTCGTCGTGCTGGACAACGCGCCCTTTCACAAGGGCGCGAAGCTCAGGGAAAAGATCGCATGCTGGGAAGAGCAGGGGCTGTACCTGCGGTACCTCCTGCCCTATGCCCCGTTTCTCAACCTCATTGAGGGCGTGTGGCGTCAACTCAAGGCAATTTTGATGCCACGCCGCTGCTCTGACTCGGTCGGTGAACTTCGAGCAGCCCTTGTCACTGGACTCAAGGTTCTCGGAGCAAAATTTATCTGA